A single region of the Eleginops maclovinus isolate JMC-PN-2008 ecotype Puerto Natales chromosome 16, JC_Emac_rtc_rv5, whole genome shotgun sequence genome encodes:
- the ccdc97 gene encoding coiled-coil domain-containing protein 97 isoform X2: MWGEIDPPVKTQPRLIESEDESELPDENVVTFSQICGFHRPADTHQHHQQQQQQQQQQQQRDTQPVSQAESTCVNDMVEAIARSGSSVKSQQKGDAELTLEQRREELLQQYRSRPLVFLERYHVCLKPPNLSAFAHVISDPRVLHYSKVIERRAAAFTNRTRVRNQRYAALRALQEGGEYFSEEQMRIREPLLYEQYIGQYLTDEEVLVRSQESMQDTAQGEPEAPAGSKGGLAQLLLNSYQERLIQDRLQREQEREDGAREEEEEDEEDVNTAQQKDWEPTAEEKALLREEFIGQMHQRFLDGKDKDINYSEVDENPDYDNLDIVTRDEEDKYFDEDDDDEEEEEMENDEDEENMTE, from the exons ATGTGGGGTGAAATAGACCCTCCAGTTAAAACGCAACCTCGTTTAATTGAGAGTGAAGACGAGAGTGAATTACCGGATGAAAATGTGGTCACATTTTCCCAGATATGTGGCTTTCACCGCCCCGCAGACACAcatcaacatcatcaacaacaacaacaacaacaacaacaacaacaacaacgagacacacag CCCGTGAGCCAAGCTGAGTCCACTTGTGTGAATGACATGGTGGAAGCCATAGCCAGGAGTGGCAGCTCAGTGAAGAGCCAGCAGAAAGGAGACGCTGAGCTGACCCTGGAGCAGCGCAGAGAAGAGCTCCTGCAGCAGTACAGGAGCAGACCGCTGGTGTTCCTGGAGAGATACCAT GTGTGCCTCAAGCCCCCGAACCTGTCAGCATTTGCCCACGTCATCTCAGATCCACGAGTTCTACATTACAGCAAAGTGATAGAGAGAAGAGCTGCAGCATTCACCAACAGGACGAGGGTTCGAAACCAGCGCTATGCTGCTCTCAGGGCCCTGCAGGAGG GCGGAGAGTATTTTAGTGAGGAACAGATGCGGATAAGGGAGCCACTACTGTATGAACAATATATCGGCCAGTACCTGACTGATGAGGAG GTGCTGGTGCGCTCCCAGGAGTCCATGCAGGACACTGCACAGGGGGAGCCGGAGGCTCCAGCAGGAAGCAAAGGGGGGCTCGCACAACTCCTCCTCAACTCCTACCAGGAGCGTCTGATCCAGGATCGCctgcagagagagcaggagagagaggacggagcgcgggaggaggaggaggaggatgaggaagatg TTAACACCGCCCAGCAGAAGGACTGGGAGCCCACGGCCGAGGAGAAGGCTCTGCTCAGGGAGGAGTTTATCGGTCAGATGCACCAGCGCTTCCTGGATGGCAAAGACAAGGATATCAACTACAG TGAGGTGGACGAGAACCCAGACTACGACAACTTGGACATCGTCACCAGAGATGAGGAGGATAAATACtttgatgaagatgatgatgatgaagaggaggaagagatggaaaaTGACGAAGATGAAGAAAACATGACAGAATAG
- the ccdc97 gene encoding coiled-coil domain-containing protein 97 isoform X1, which translates to MWGEIDPPVKTQPRLIESEDESELPDENVVTFSQICGFHRPADTHQHHQQQQQQQQQQQQRDTQVRNQQCCLFSFIILLTECLLVTQPVSQAESTCVNDMVEAIARSGSSVKSQQKGDAELTLEQRREELLQQYRSRPLVFLERYHVCLKPPNLSAFAHVISDPRVLHYSKVIERRAAAFTNRTRVRNQRYAALRALQEGGEYFSEEQMRIREPLLYEQYIGQYLTDEEVLVRSQESMQDTAQGEPEAPAGSKGGLAQLLLNSYQERLIQDRLQREQEREDGAREEEEEDEEDVNTAQQKDWEPTAEEKALLREEFIGQMHQRFLDGKDKDINYSEVDENPDYDNLDIVTRDEEDKYFDEDDDDEEEEEMENDEDEENMTE; encoded by the exons ATGTGGGGTGAAATAGACCCTCCAGTTAAAACGCAACCTCGTTTAATTGAGAGTGAAGACGAGAGTGAATTACCGGATGAAAATGTGGTCACATTTTCCCAGATATGTGGCTTTCACCGCCCCGCAGACACAcatcaacatcatcaacaacaacaacaacaacaacaacaacaacaacaacgagacacacaggtgagaaaTCAGCAGTGTTGCCTTTTTTCGTTTATCATCTTACTCACTGAGTGTCTACTTGTCACACAGCCCGTGAGCCAAGCTGAGTCCACTTGTGTGAATGACATGGTGGAAGCCATAGCCAGGAGTGGCAGCTCAGTGAAGAGCCAGCAGAAAGGAGACGCTGAGCTGACCCTGGAGCAGCGCAGAGAAGAGCTCCTGCAGCAGTACAGGAGCAGACCGCTGGTGTTCCTGGAGAGATACCAT GTGTGCCTCAAGCCCCCGAACCTGTCAGCATTTGCCCACGTCATCTCAGATCCACGAGTTCTACATTACAGCAAAGTGATAGAGAGAAGAGCTGCAGCATTCACCAACAGGACGAGGGTTCGAAACCAGCGCTATGCTGCTCTCAGGGCCCTGCAGGAGG GCGGAGAGTATTTTAGTGAGGAACAGATGCGGATAAGGGAGCCACTACTGTATGAACAATATATCGGCCAGTACCTGACTGATGAGGAG GTGCTGGTGCGCTCCCAGGAGTCCATGCAGGACACTGCACAGGGGGAGCCGGAGGCTCCAGCAGGAAGCAAAGGGGGGCTCGCACAACTCCTCCTCAACTCCTACCAGGAGCGTCTGATCCAGGATCGCctgcagagagagcaggagagagaggacggagcgcgggaggaggaggaggaggatgaggaagatg TTAACACCGCCCAGCAGAAGGACTGGGAGCCCACGGCCGAGGAGAAGGCTCTGCTCAGGGAGGAGTTTATCGGTCAGATGCACCAGCGCTTCCTGGATGGCAAAGACAAGGATATCAACTACAG TGAGGTGGACGAGAACCCAGACTACGACAACTTGGACATCGTCACCAGAGATGAGGAGGATAAATACtttgatgaagatgatgatgatgaagaggaggaagagatggaaaaTGACGAAGATGAAGAAAACATGACAGAATAG
- the LOC134877953 gene encoding nuclear autoantigen Sp-100-like, whose amino-acid sequence MFAFTSKRRMEQRRARSRTDSEEDEDKEHLDTRSSLRKKKRLNYYIDNGEDKREEEHPEDDEQPCTSKHNKRSQQNGVLTVSCGNKKGTLHVEKHNSTEACIESEGRWFYPREFEIFGGKTSSKKWRHSIQHENKPLQCLIDEGHLSNKSFKRRAMRAVTLKKIVSSDCTSESSTEESEIESAIETDEDDDDDWGLLYAKDLSMVAEEGESNEENEEEVVDTSKEEEGEIQEREQFNNRTPMETPLKEVKVVLRRFPEVTTDCLSIRLHRQREDFFYEPLEEETNGEERAHAIDPSQTAKDDEEELRERFTQSNESKQDGHRKLRSETSAAKIRPKNLDETIDTGTTSVHTAIFSTPLSGVTQRTENTTAHIQKGTQRELDDNITPSGHDAAQVMEIEARDPQTSSSTSVSTSWDPETTDLEQLKREKIKMQLKVLKLQEEYYTLKIREHKK is encoded by the exons ATGTTTGCATTCACttcaaaaag GAGAATGGAGCAGAGAAGAGCTCGGTCTCGAACCGATTCTGAGGAAGACGAAGATAAAGAACATTTGGATACAAGAAGTAGcctcaggaaaaaaaagaggttaaaCTATTATATAGACAATGGAGAGGACAAGAGGGAGGAGGAACATCCGGAAGACGATGAGCAGCCATGCACATCCAAACACAACAAGAGATCACAGCAAAATG GAGTCTTGACTGTATCCTGTGGAAACAAAAAGGGAACCCTCCACGTAGAAAAGCACAACAGCA CCGAGGCGTGTATCGAGAGTGAGGGCCGCTGGTTTTATCCCCGTGAATTCGAGATCTTTGGGGGGAAGACCTCGAGTAAAAAATGGAGACACAGTATTCAACATGAAAATAAGCCTCTGCAGTGTTTGATTGAT GAAGGTCACTTAAGCAACAAGTCATTTAAAAGGAGAGCGATGAGGGCAGTCACG CTAAAGAAAATCGTGTCATCCGATTGCACATCAGAGAGCTCGACTGAAG AATCAGAAATAGAGTCTGCAATAGAAACAGATGAAGACGACGACGATGACTGGGGTCTTCTCTATGCTAAAGATTTGTCAATGGTGGCAGAAGAGGGAGAAAGTAATGAGGAAAATGAAGAAGAGGTTGTGGACACGAGTAAAGAAGAGGAGGGTGAAATTCAAG AAAGGGAACAATTTAACAATCGAACGCCGATGGAAACTCCGTTGAAGGAAGTAAAAGTTGTCCTGAGAAGATTTCCAGAG GTCACGACAGATTGTCTGTCCATCCGCTTACATCGTCAGCGAGAAG ACTTTTTTTATGAGCCATTGGAGGAGGAAACAAATGGAGAAGAGAGAGCGCACGCCATTGATCCCTCACAGACCGCCAAAGATGACGAGGAAGAGTTGAGAGAGCGGTTTACACAAAGTAATGAAAGTAAACAAGATGGACACAGAAAACTTCGAAGTGAAACCTCGGCAGCAAAAATTAGACCTAAAAACCTGGATGAAACTATAGACACTGGAACCACCAGCGTTCATACTGCCATCTTCAGTACCCCCCTCTCAGGAGTCACACAAAGAACCGAGAACACCACAGCACACATTCAGAAAG GTACCCAGAGGGAGCTGGATGACAACATCACACCATCTGGTCATGATGCTGCACAAGTGATGGAGATAGAAGCAAG GGATCCTCAAACCTCAAGCAGCACGTCAGTCTCCACTTCCTGGGATCCGGAGACAACGGACCTTGAGCagctgaagagagagaaaatcaaAATGCAACTAAAGGTCTTGAAGTTGCAAGAAGAGTACTACACTCTGAAAATAAGGGAACATAAAAAGTGA
- the LOC134877954 gene encoding GTPase IMAP family member 7-like: MEELDLYCQDIMPSAEPQDQGNYIEPLRIMLLGKSGVGKSLSGNTIIGKQVFKSDMKLKRVTRFCEAGSGTVKDVPVSVKGEKKDVPVTVIDTPGLFETNRDKEVLVRDILKCVKLQESGPHVFVLVVPVGRMTQEDEDTNSVLEEMFGPNIWDYTIVLFTHGDRLEGKTINGVITESDEKLQTLIRKCSGGFHVFDNKSPQDQDQVTSFIEKIQTLVALNGGKYYKTDMYPKQERKIREIQERLLAERHDDILKAEERMREHLKGQDLGKRISEMWRKEENRAREGAEKYMRTNFYIWICILFLVGLALLGVWLQMPVVWCLAIVLIVIVISVQKGFVFPAASGGHQQHFKKK, from the exons ATGGAAGAGCTTGATTTATACTGCCAGGACATCATGCCAAGTGCTGAGCCTCAGGATCAGGGGAATT ACATAGAGCCCTTGAGGATCATGCTTCTTGGGAAGAGTGGGGTCGGCAAGAGCTTGAGTGGGAACACCATCATCGGAAAACAGGTGTTTAAATCAGACATGAAGCTGAAGAGAGTCACTCGATTCTGTGAGGCAGGGAGTGGGACGGTAAAGGATGTCCCCGTGTCtgtgaaaggggaaaaaaaggatgtgCCTGTCACTGTGATTGACACTCCTGGCCTTTTTGAGACAAACCGTGACAAGGAGGTTTTAGTGCGGGATATTCTGAAATGTGTCAAACTCCAGGAATCAGGACCTCACGTCTTTGTGTTGGTTGTCCCGGTTGGAAGGATGACTCAGGAAGATGAAGACACCAACTCCGTACTGGAGGAAATGTTCGGCCCAAATATTTGGGACTACACCATCGTGCTGTTCACCCATGGGGATCGTCTGGAAGGTAAAACGATAAACGGCGTCATCACCGAGAGTGACGAGAAACTCCAAACATTAATACGCAAGTGCAGCGGCGGCTTTCACGTCTTCGACAACAAGTCCCCGCAGGACCAGGACCAAGTGACCAGCTTCATCGAAAAGATCCAGACCTTGGTGGCCCTGAATGGAGGGAAATATTACAAAACAGATATGTATCCAAAGCAGGAGAGGAAGATAAGAGAAATACAGGAGAGGCTCCTGGCAGAGAGACATGATGACATATTAAAGGCTGAGGAACGAATGAGAGAGCATTTGAAGGGGCAAGACCTGGGAAAAAGGATCTCGGAGATgtggagaaaagaagagaacagAGCAAGAGAGGGTGCAGAGAAATACATGCGCACAAATTTCTACATCTGGATTTGCATTCTCTTCCTGGTAGGATTAGCACTGCTAGGTGTCTGGCTTCAGATGCCAGTGGTGTGGTGCCTGGCAATAGTTTTGATTGTGATTGTGATTTCCGTCCAGAAAGGGTTCGTTTTTCCAGCTGCATCAGGAGGACATCAGCAGcactttaagaaaaaataa
- the LOC134877613 gene encoding uncharacterized protein LOC134877613 encodes MAGHLQGGCNDIATMHVKTETLDENTSALVLSSRGSPAPCGDSACRGGEQTAEEPADTTTAPVLLYPVSTDRFFTTSGDGKTYLKIAPASGMPSAPSEKTLPSGSDFSSKAVLCLIEAVGRRWGLYETRERSQLFQSVQEEMASKGHLLPVEKIRRKWNNLIVTYKRVKDRSRETGHAKTSWEFFDLMDATLCDTVGTQTINNKRHKSGNTVSTLPGPLAKIAAKPQATTTTTNTIISPNGDFASSGGVDSVGQGAISSQIISTAAVIPSMTTVSPTNGPELKPLIVLNSDIITTSIHPATIVPSPSFISSPCFTETASSSPSFLGSTSYTDLNTSRYVSRKAPSFSSGGIPFRLSNAPLGNTQNLLSLSSPFPATSSCLTSSTSYALSATNASISEGQKGNEDTSSAALSQEILQRQEEQDYLDRVARRRVEAREKRRERREVRMAESLGRIATALELLSSKQDTVIALLQRLADRK; translated from the exons ATGGCGGGACATCTGCAAGGCGGCTGCAACGACATCGCCACCATGCATGTGAAAACAGAAACGCTGGATGAGAACACGTCTGCGCTGGTTCTAAGCAGCCGAGGCTCGCCTGCGCCCTGCGGAGATTCCGCATGCAGAGGGGGGGAGCAGACTGCAGAGGAGCCGGCTGACACCACCACTGCTCCGGTGCTGCTGT ACCCGGTGAGTACAGACCGCTTCTTCACTACATCAGGGGACGGAAAGACGTACCTGAAGATAGCTCCAG CTTCAGGGATGCCTTCTGCTCCCTCAGAGAAGACGCTTCCCTCCGGCTCCGATTTCTCCTCCAAAGCAGTGCTGTGTCTGATCGAGGCGGTGGGGCGCCGCTGGGGCCTCTATGAGACCCGGGAACGCTCGCAGCTCTTCCAGAGTGTCCAGGAGGAGATGGCGTCCAAGGGCCACCTGCTTCCTGTCGAAAAGATCCGCCGCAAGTGGAACAACCTCATCGTCACTTACAAGAGGGTTAAAGACCGCAGCCGGGAGACGGGACATGCTAAAACTTCCTGGGAGTTCTTCGAT tTGATGGACGCCACACTCTGCGACACCGTTGGCACTCAGACCATCAACAACAAACGACACAAAAGCGGGAACACCGTTTCCACGCTGCCTGGTCCTTTGGCCAAGATCGCTGCAAAACCACaggccaccaccaccactaccaaCACCATCATCAGCCCTAATGGGGACTTTGCCTCGAGTGGTGGTGTGGACTCAGTGGGTCAGGGAGCCATCAGCAGTCAGATCATCAGTACTGCTGCTGTCATCCCCTCAATGACCACCGTTAGCCCAACGAATGGTCCTGAGCTCAAACCCCTGATCGTCCTCAACAGTGACATTATTACAACCAGTATTCACCCAGCCACCATCGTGCCGTCCCCGTCTTTTATCTCCTCGCCTTGTTTCACAGAGACAGCTTCTTCTTCCCCTTCCTTTCTTGGCTCGACTAGCTACACGGACCTCAACACATCACGCTACGTCAGCCGTAAAGCTCCGTCGTTCTCATCAGGCGGCATACCCTTCCGTCTTAGCAATGCGCCACTCGGAAACACCCAGAATCTGCTCAGTCTTTCCTCCCCTTTCCCCGCTACTTCCTCCTGTCTCACTTCTTCCACGTCCTACGCATTATCCGCAACAAATGCGTCCATATCCGAAGGACAGAAAGGAAACGAGGACACGAGCAGCGCCGCTTTGTCCCAGGAGATTCTGCAGCGACAGGAGGAGCAGGACTACCTGGATCGAGTGGCTCGACGGCGAGTGGAAGCCAGGGAAAAGAGGCGCGAGAGGAGGGAAGTTCGAATGGCTGAGTCCCTCGGTAGGATAGCCACAGCCCTGGAGCTGCTCTCCTCCAAGCAGGACACAGTCATCGCCCTCCTGCAGAGACTGGCTGATCGGAAGTGA
- the sp100.1 gene encoding nuclear body protein SP140-like protein isoform X1 — protein MDVLFWLDDEALLQFFHRHKTEMSCMEDPHIFLNQLRDHDLVLEDTYKVVSHMRSKNNIQKGLYKILDYLERKQRQDIRTFWSCVFTETMLNKYPNLRLLRNRLKDGPFEFEVQGSENSKTEEADKGKRKNVSEDEEEEGKQKSSVKKKRKLRNRDEEEDQPGPSSRVTPRKSSKKLHFSSPLKKGEKNDIWTWALYKSQLPVTCGGKEGILSRRRLANGEKCIVVGREWFSPSEFEKFAGRERSRNWKSSIRCRDTTLGKLIQAGHLEAAKYKGGCKKKCLFPSEDENTVSEEQEDDEDEDSDEESSRDITAEEGETEEEIEEETEASTDSSRKVFKVTCGPLVGTLHERRFASGILGKSIRTDTGWMTPKTFMLEACPTYLYWKKEIKCEGKPLCDLIMAKLLLIHAVRCDCRLCKPGSEDLDDEKNDDECFICKTKEGEEGEFMDLVECDFCPRSFHKKCHLPHIEDNIIGDRNEWMCTFCVYKANKRLFNRRMERQAALSRQISQRLLHCQYLLLCLRGADEDHIFAYNPRDSQLDRFLSLISKPMSNVSDKLQKKLYQTVGDFVTDVQLIFSNCASYYQGNAGYLASGNRLEELFNEEFNSVFNITEQAVG, from the exons ATGGACGTGCTGTTTTGGCTGGACGATGAGGCTCTCCTGCAGTTTTTCCACCGACATAAAACGGAAATGTCCTGCATGGAGGACCCGCACATCTTTCTCAACCAGCTCCGGGACCACGACCTGGTGCTGGAGGACACGTACAAG GTGGTGAGCCACATGAGGAGTAAAAATAACATACAGAAAGGTCTTTACAAGATTCTGGACTATTTGGAGAGGAAGCAACGACAGGACATCAGAACGTTCTGGAGCTGCGTCTTCACGGAAACCATGTTGAACAAGTACCCCAACCTGCGACTGCTGAGAAACCGCCTCAAGGACG GGCCATTTGAATTTGAAGTACAGGGGTCTGAGAATTCAAAAACAGAGGAGGCAGATAAAGGGAAAAGGAAGAATGTTtcagaagatgaagaggaagagggaaagcAAAAGAGCTCTgttaaaaagaagagaaaactgAGAAATAGGGACGAAGAGGAGGATCAGCCCGGTCCATCATCTCGGGTGACTCCGAGGAAAAGTTCTAAGAAATTACACTTCT ccTCTCCCCTGAAGAAGGGAGAGAAGAACGACATTTGGACCTGGGCCCTTTATAAGTCGCAGCTGCCGGTGACCTGTGGAGGCAAAGAGGGGATTCTGAGCAGACGAAGACTGGCTAATG GGGAGAAGTGCATCGTTGTTGGGAGAGAGTGGTTTTCTCCCAGTGAATTTGAGAAGTTTGCAGGCAGGGAAAGATCCAGGAACTGGAAGTCCAGCATTCGATGTAGGGACACCACTCTGGGAAAACTTATACAG GCGGGTCACCTGGAAGCAGCAAAGTACAAAGGAGGGTGTAAAAAG AAATGCCTGTTCCCGTCTGAGGATGAAAACACAG TGTCTGAGGAACAagaagatgatgaagacgaGGACTCAGACGAAGAAAGTTCCAGAGATATTACAG CTgaagaaggagagacagaggaagagatcGAGGAAGAGACAGAGGCCAGCACTGACAGTAGCAGGAAGGTTTTCAAAGTCACATGTGGACCTTTAGTTGGGACCTTACACGAAAGACGATTTGCATCAGG GATCTTAGGGAAGAGTATTCGTACTGACACCGGATGGATGACCCCAAAAACGTTCATGCTGGAGGCATGTCCAACATATTTGTACTGGAAGAAAGAAATCAAGTGTGAAGGGAAACCACTCTGTGATCTCATAATG gCAAAGCTCTTACTGATCCACGCAGTGCGATGTGATTGCAGACTGTGCAAACCAGGAAGTGAGGATCTG GATGATGAGAAAAACGATGATGAGTGTTTCATCTGTAAAActaaggagggagaggaaggagagttTATGGATTTGGTGGAGTGTGATTTCTGCCCTCGATCCTTCCATAAGAAATGCCACCTTCCTCATATAGAAGACAACATTATAGG CGATAGAAACGAATGGATGTGTACGTTCTGTGTGTACAAGGCCAATAAACGCCTTTTCAACCGAAGGATGGAAAGACAAGCAGCCTTGTCTCGCCAAATATCACAACGACTGCTG CATTGCCAATACCTCCTTCTGTGTCTGCGCGGTGCTGATGAGGATCACATATTTGCATACAACCCACGTGATAGT CAGTTGGACCGCTTCTTGTCTTTGATCAGCAAGCCGATGTCCAATGTGTCAGACAAACTCCAGAAGAAGCTCTACCAGACTGTGGGAGACTTTGTGACCGACGTCCAGCTCATTTTCTCCAACTGTGCTTCATACTACCAA GGCAATGCTGGATACCTTGCCAGTGGAAACAGACTGGAGGAGTTATTTAACGAGGAATTTAATAGTGTGTTCAACATCACTGAGCAAGCTGTTGGCTGA
- the sp100.1 gene encoding nuclear body protein SP140-like protein isoform X2: MDVLFWLDDEALLQFFHRHKTEMSCMEDPHIFLNQLRDHDLVLEDTYKVVSHMRSKNNIQKGLYKILDYLERKQRQDIRTFWSCVFTETMLNKYPNLRLLRNRLKDGPFEFEVQGSENSKTEEADKGKRKNVSEDEEEEGKQKSSVKKKRKLRNRDEEEDQPGPSSRVTPRKSSKKLHFSSPLKKGEKNDIWTWALYKSQLPVTCGGKEGILSRRRLANGEKCIVVGREWFSPSEFEKFAGRERSRNWKSSIRCRDTTLGKLIQAGHLEAAKYKGGCKKKCLFPSEDENTVSEEQEDDEDEDSDEESSRDITAEEGETEEEIEEETEASTDSSRKVFKVTCGPLVGTLHERRFASGILGKSIRTDTGWMTPKTFMLEACPTYLYWKKEIKCEGKPLCDLIMAKLLLIHAVRCDCRLCKPGSEDLDDEKNDDECFICKTKEGEEGEFMDLVECDFCPRSFHKKCHLPHIEDNIIGDRNEWMCTFCVYKANKRLFNRRMERQAALSRQISQRLLHCQYLLLCLRGADEDHIFAYNPRDSLDRFLSLISKPMSNVSDKLQKKLYQTVGDFVTDVQLIFSNCASYYQGNAGYLASGNRLEELFNEEFNSVFNITEQAVG; this comes from the exons ATGGACGTGCTGTTTTGGCTGGACGATGAGGCTCTCCTGCAGTTTTTCCACCGACATAAAACGGAAATGTCCTGCATGGAGGACCCGCACATCTTTCTCAACCAGCTCCGGGACCACGACCTGGTGCTGGAGGACACGTACAAG GTGGTGAGCCACATGAGGAGTAAAAATAACATACAGAAAGGTCTTTACAAGATTCTGGACTATTTGGAGAGGAAGCAACGACAGGACATCAGAACGTTCTGGAGCTGCGTCTTCACGGAAACCATGTTGAACAAGTACCCCAACCTGCGACTGCTGAGAAACCGCCTCAAGGACG GGCCATTTGAATTTGAAGTACAGGGGTCTGAGAATTCAAAAACAGAGGAGGCAGATAAAGGGAAAAGGAAGAATGTTtcagaagatgaagaggaagagggaaagcAAAAGAGCTCTgttaaaaagaagagaaaactgAGAAATAGGGACGAAGAGGAGGATCAGCCCGGTCCATCATCTCGGGTGACTCCGAGGAAAAGTTCTAAGAAATTACACTTCT ccTCTCCCCTGAAGAAGGGAGAGAAGAACGACATTTGGACCTGGGCCCTTTATAAGTCGCAGCTGCCGGTGACCTGTGGAGGCAAAGAGGGGATTCTGAGCAGACGAAGACTGGCTAATG GGGAGAAGTGCATCGTTGTTGGGAGAGAGTGGTTTTCTCCCAGTGAATTTGAGAAGTTTGCAGGCAGGGAAAGATCCAGGAACTGGAAGTCCAGCATTCGATGTAGGGACACCACTCTGGGAAAACTTATACAG GCGGGTCACCTGGAAGCAGCAAAGTACAAAGGAGGGTGTAAAAAG AAATGCCTGTTCCCGTCTGAGGATGAAAACACAG TGTCTGAGGAACAagaagatgatgaagacgaGGACTCAGACGAAGAAAGTTCCAGAGATATTACAG CTgaagaaggagagacagaggaagagatcGAGGAAGAGACAGAGGCCAGCACTGACAGTAGCAGGAAGGTTTTCAAAGTCACATGTGGACCTTTAGTTGGGACCTTACACGAAAGACGATTTGCATCAGG GATCTTAGGGAAGAGTATTCGTACTGACACCGGATGGATGACCCCAAAAACGTTCATGCTGGAGGCATGTCCAACATATTTGTACTGGAAGAAAGAAATCAAGTGTGAAGGGAAACCACTCTGTGATCTCATAATG gCAAAGCTCTTACTGATCCACGCAGTGCGATGTGATTGCAGACTGTGCAAACCAGGAAGTGAGGATCTG GATGATGAGAAAAACGATGATGAGTGTTTCATCTGTAAAActaaggagggagaggaaggagagttTATGGATTTGGTGGAGTGTGATTTCTGCCCTCGATCCTTCCATAAGAAATGCCACCTTCCTCATATAGAAGACAACATTATAGG CGATAGAAACGAATGGATGTGTACGTTCTGTGTGTACAAGGCCAATAAACGCCTTTTCAACCGAAGGATGGAAAGACAAGCAGCCTTGTCTCGCCAAATATCACAACGACTGCTG CATTGCCAATACCTCCTTCTGTGTCTGCGCGGTGCTGATGAGGATCACATATTTGCATACAACCCACGTGATAGT TTGGACCGCTTCTTGTCTTTGATCAGCAAGCCGATGTCCAATGTGTCAGACAAACTCCAGAAGAAGCTCTACCAGACTGTGGGAGACTTTGTGACCGACGTCCAGCTCATTTTCTCCAACTGTGCTTCATACTACCAA GGCAATGCTGGATACCTTGCCAGTGGAAACAGACTGGAGGAGTTATTTAACGAGGAATTTAATAGTGTGTTCAACATCACTGAGCAAGCTGTTGGCTGA